One Faecalispora anaeroviscerum genomic window carries:
- a CDS encoding class I SAM-dependent methyltransferase — MRHKEIKTAYQSLGKEATLYDGMITCSTLPGKLICGLIWKMNKAQNEHYLDLALSGIPEDFSGKMLEVPVGTGVLTMPVYRTLPHADITCMDYSTAMMETAQRRAAAAGLSNVHFMQGDVGTLPFGDSTFDLVLSLNGFHAFPSKEAAYRETFRVLKPGGIFCGCFYIQGEQSRTDWFIEKLYVPKGFFTPPFETAASLENRLRQRYSQVTVDTVGSMGCFCCIK, encoded by the coding sequence ATGAGACATAAAGAAATAAAAACCGCATATCAATCTTTAGGTAAAGAGGCAACCTTATATGACGGAATGATTACCTGCTCTACCCTGCCCGGCAAGCTGATCTGCGGGCTGATATGGAAAATGAACAAAGCGCAAAATGAACACTATCTGGACTTGGCTCTTTCCGGCATACCGGAGGATTTCTCCGGCAAAATGCTGGAGGTTCCGGTGGGAACCGGCGTTCTGACCATGCCGGTATACCGCACTCTACCCCATGCGGATATTACCTGCATGGATTATTCCACCGCCATGATGGAAACTGCACAGCGCCGAGCCGCCGCGGCAGGACTTTCAAACGTTCATTTTATGCAGGGAGATGTCGGAACCCTTCCATTCGGTGACAGCACCTTTGATCTTGTGCTTTCCCTGAACGGCTTCCATGCATTCCCCTCAAAGGAAGCGGCCTACCGCGAAACCTTCCGGGTGTTAAAGCCCGGCGGAATCTTCTGCGGATGCTTTTATATTCAGGGTGAGCAAAGCCGAACCGACTGGTTTATTGAGAAGCTGTATGTACCGAAGGGCTTCTTCACGCCGCCGTTTGAAACTGCCGCCAGCCTCGAAAACCGGCTGAGGCAAAGGTATTCACAGGTAACGGTGGATACCGTCGGCTCCATGGGCTGCTTCTGCTGCATTAAGTGA
- a CDS encoding PD-(D/E)XK nuclease family protein, giving the protein MLFGRSGSGKTHFVRQELRRLAGQGKQKLMLLIPEQFSFESERAMLRLLGPRGAAEVEVVSFTRLADAAFRRFGGCCGKRLDDGGRSILMSLALEQTADHLPLYQKHTQTPELVSMMLTASAELKMCAVAPQELSRAAEKMEDGTLREKMQELSLILSAYEALVAQSYLDPQDDLTRLKEVLLAHRFFEGYTVFVDSFKSFTAQELGILELALCQATEVTVALCADGPRQADAEMSLFTPVYQTARSLMRLARQNSVPVAAPVTLEPGARFRGAGLRAVEEGAYRGSRIPLRGNTGDVVLYAARSTYDEAAYVAMTIRRMVMEEGYRYRDFTILARSPEAYRSNLDAALERWGIPYFMDDPSAIDTEPLMRLVLCAFQAVRSGYRSDDVFACLKTGLCGYTAEEISLIENYTFLWKLSGREWLEPWSRHPRGFAGALTEQDAQQLLQINELRERVIVPLREFADSVRMADGETSARAVYRFLLALDVPEYVKQMCRRMKAMGEAELADRQFRLWELLMQILDQMALVLREKVLTAQRFSELLRLVIASGTIGSIPQGLDEVTVGAADRSRPADPKVVFLLGAVQGEFPRNPSPDGVFSDEERRALIQMGLPLNGTMEDSSMEERLMAYTVMAAPSERLLVTYPAADMDGAAKAPSSIVGEIRSILPDVPVQSRYLLPEEAFANSEQPAFEMTARLWGQSSVLSSTLKELFSRREGYPEKMAALRRVHERAPTSFENPMRARMLFEQMRHISATQIESYHLCRFQYFCRYGLGAKERRPAELNALEYGSLIHYLLEHLLKEQGAQALSVLGAEELKQLILSCIERYVEEQLGGAEDKSPRFRFLVARIVDSAQVVVSHIAKELAQSKFQPAAFELELKEGGEFPPLKITLPNGETATVEGKIDRVDVMELDGVKYVRIIDYKTGKKEFRLSDVLYGVNLQMLIYLAALIQNGRFCPAGILYMPAVRPVISAAKGQSIEALEVAAEKKLRMNGLLLDDSRVIQGMEEQAEGKYIPVALKDGKPAKTESVVSAPQLDGVMEYIKDLTGQMVQSLHGGDVAALPLTGEHNACQYCPYFAVCGHEDADGGRDCLRLDKTETLRQILREETEREGKNDG; this is encoded by the coding sequence ATGTTGTTCGGGCGTTCGGGGAGCGGAAAAACACATTTTGTGCGGCAGGAGCTGCGCCGGCTTGCTGGGCAGGGAAAGCAGAAGCTGATGCTTCTGATACCGGAGCAGTTTTCTTTTGAAAGCGAGCGCGCTATGCTTCGCCTGTTGGGGCCGCGCGGTGCCGCGGAGGTAGAGGTAGTCAGCTTCACTCGTCTGGCGGACGCGGCGTTCCGGCGTTTTGGCGGATGCTGCGGCAAACGGCTTGATGATGGAGGCCGCAGTATTTTAATGAGTCTTGCACTCGAACAAACGGCGGATCACCTGCCGCTGTACCAGAAGCATACCCAAACCCCCGAGCTGGTCAGCATGATGCTGACCGCCTCAGCAGAGCTGAAAATGTGTGCCGTTGCTCCTCAGGAGCTGTCCCGCGCGGCGGAGAAGATGGAGGACGGCACCCTGCGGGAAAAAATGCAGGAGCTTTCGCTGATTCTGTCTGCGTATGAGGCGCTGGTGGCACAGAGCTATCTGGATCCGCAGGATGATCTGACCCGATTGAAAGAGGTACTGCTTGCCCACCGCTTTTTTGAGGGCTACACCGTATTCGTGGATTCCTTTAAGAGCTTTACTGCGCAGGAGCTGGGCATTTTGGAGCTTGCGCTCTGTCAGGCCACAGAGGTAACGGTGGCGCTGTGTGCCGACGGGCCCCGGCAGGCGGATGCGGAAATGAGCCTGTTTACCCCGGTATACCAAACGGCGCGCAGCCTGATGCGCCTAGCACGGCAGAATTCTGTCCCGGTGGCGGCTCCCGTAACATTGGAGCCGGGAGCCCGCTTTCGCGGCGCGGGGCTTCGCGCGGTGGAGGAAGGCGCGTACCGAGGCTCCCGTATCCCTCTGAGGGGAAATACGGGGGATGTCGTTCTGTATGCCGCCCGCAGTACCTATGATGAAGCGGCCTATGTCGCCATGACAATCCGCCGCATGGTGATGGAGGAGGGCTACCGTTACCGCGATTTCACCATTCTGGCTCGCTCGCCCGAAGCCTACCGCAGCAATTTGGATGCCGCGCTCGAGCGGTGGGGCATCCCTTATTTTATGGACGACCCCAGCGCAATTGATACCGAGCCGCTGATGCGCCTTGTGCTGTGCGCCTTCCAGGCGGTGCGTTCGGGGTACCGCTCCGACGATGTGTTTGCGTGCCTGAAGACGGGGCTTTGCGGGTATACGGCGGAAGAAATTTCACTAATCGAAAATTATACTTTCTTGTGGAAGCTTTCCGGCAGAGAGTGGCTCGAGCCATGGTCTCGGCACCCCCGCGGCTTTGCCGGTGCGCTGACAGAGCAGGACGCACAGCAGCTTTTGCAGATCAATGAGCTGCGGGAGCGCGTGATTGTCCCGCTGCGTGAGTTTGCCGATTCCGTGCGTATGGCGGACGGAGAAACGTCAGCCCGCGCGGTGTACCGCTTTCTGCTGGCGCTCGATGTGCCGGAGTATGTCAAACAGATGTGCCGCAGAATGAAAGCGATGGGGGAGGCGGAGCTTGCCGACCGGCAGTTCCGGCTGTGGGAGCTTTTGATGCAGATTCTCGACCAGATGGCGCTGGTGCTGCGTGAAAAGGTTTTGACCGCGCAGCGCTTCAGTGAGCTTCTTCGTCTGGTGATCGCCTCGGGCACGATCGGGAGCATTCCGCAGGGGCTTGACGAGGTCACGGTGGGAGCGGCAGACCGTTCCCGCCCGGCTGACCCCAAGGTGGTGTTTTTGTTGGGCGCGGTGCAGGGAGAATTTCCGCGCAACCCGTCGCCGGACGGTGTGTTTAGCGACGAAGAGCGCCGCGCTCTGATTCAGATGGGTCTGCCGTTGAACGGCACAATGGAGGATTCCTCCATGGAGGAGCGCCTGATGGCTTATACCGTTATGGCCGCTCCCTCCGAGCGGCTGCTCGTTACCTATCCGGCGGCGGATATGGACGGCGCGGCGAAGGCTCCGTCGTCCATCGTTGGTGAAATCCGCTCCATATTGCCGGATGTACCGGTGCAAAGCCGCTATCTGCTGCCGGAGGAGGCGTTCGCCAACAGCGAGCAACCCGCCTTTGAAATGACGGCGCGACTCTGGGGGCAGTCGTCTGTGCTGTCCTCTACATTAAAGGAGCTGTTCTCCCGCCGGGAGGGTTATCCGGAGAAAATGGCCGCTTTGCGCCGGGTACACGAGCGCGCTCCGACTTCCTTTGAGAACCCCATGCGGGCGCGGATGCTGTTTGAGCAGATGCGCCACATTTCCGCTACCCAGATTGAATCGTACCATCTGTGCCGGTTCCAGTATTTCTGCCGCTACGGCCTCGGCGCGAAGGAGCGCCGCCCGGCGGAATTAAACGCGCTGGAATACGGCAGTTTGATCCATTATCTGCTCGAGCATCTGCTTAAAGAGCAGGGAGCCCAAGCCCTTTCGGTGCTTGGCGCGGAAGAGCTGAAACAGCTCATCCTGTCCTGTATTGAGCGCTATGTGGAAGAACAGCTCGGCGGCGCAGAGGACAAAAGTCCGCGCTTCCGTTTCCTTGTCGCCCGCATTGTGGATTCTGCGCAGGTGGTAGTGTCGCACATCGCGAAGGAGCTGGCGCAGAGCAAATTCCAGCCCGCGGCGTTTGAGCTGGAGCTGAAGGAGGGCGGGGAGTTCCCGCCGCTCAAAATTACTCTGCCGAATGGTGAAACCGCAACCGTCGAGGGGAAAATCGACCGCGTAGATGTCATGGAGCTGGACGGTGTCAAATACGTGCGCATCATCGATTATAAAACCGGGAAAAAGGAGTTCCGCTTGTCGGACGTACTGTACGGGGTGAATTTGCAAATGCTGATTTATCTGGCGGCGCTGATTCAGAACGGGCGCTTCTGCCCTGCGGGGATTCTGTACATGCCCGCCGTGCGCCCGGTGATTTCCGCGGCTAAGGGGCAGTCGATCGAAGCGCTTGAAGTGGCAGCCGAGAAGAAGCTGCGCATGAACGGTCTTCTGCTCGATGATTCCCGCGTGATTCAGGGGATGGAGGAGCAGGCCGAGGGAAAATACATTCCTGTTGCGCTGAAAGACGGCAAGCCCGCGAAGACCGAATCGGTCGTAAGCGCCCCTCAGCTCGACGGGGTGATGGAATATATCAAAGATTTAACAGGGCAAATGGTGCAGTCTCTGCACGGGGGCGACGTTGCCGCTCTTCCATTGACGGGGGAACACAATGCCTGTCAGTACTGCCCGTATTTTGCTGTGTGTGGTCACGAGGATGCCGACGGCGGGCGGGACTGCCTGCGGCTGGATAAGACGGAAACACTTCGGCAGATTCTGCGGGAAGAAACAGAAAGGGAGGGGAAAAACGATGGCTGA